Below is a genomic region from Nocardioides panacis.
TGGCCGCGATCCACCCGCACCAACCTGGGCGAAGGCGGACAACTCTCCTGGCCCTCGGCACATTTCAGGAGCGCCGCGTATCAACCTCGGGCACGGTGGCCTCCTCGGGACCTGCGTCAGCATCCAGGATCTCAACGAGGAGACACCCCATGACCATCGAGTTCGCCGCGGCCACCGGCCGCGCCCACTCCTTCCAGCGCCACACCACCGTCCGCGTCGAGCTGCCCGGGGACCCCGGGTACGACGCCGCGCGGATGCCGTGGAACGTCGCCGTCGACCAGCGTCCCGCCGCCGTCGCCCTCCCGGTCGACGCCGACGAGGTCAGCGACGTCGTCCGGACGGCGGCGGCGCACGGCCTCCGGGTCGCCCCGCAGGGCACCGGGCACAACGCCGGGCCGCTCGGCCCGCTCGAGGACACCGTCCTGCTGCGGACGTCGGAGATGACCGGCGTCCACGTCGATCCCGAGCGTCGGGTCGTCCGGGTCGGCGCCGGCGTGCTGTGGGAGGACGTCGTCGAGGCGGCCGCCGCGCACGGCCTGGCCGCCCTGCACGGCTCCTCCCCCGACGTCGGGGTGGTCGGCTACGCGCTCGGCGGCGGCATCGGGTGGTACGCCCGGCAGCTCGGCCTGGCCACGAACAGCGTCACCGCCGTGGAGCTCGTGCTCGCCGACGGCACCCAGGTCCGCGCCGACGACGAGCACCACCCCGACCTGTTCTGGGCGGTCCGCGGCGGCGGCGGCAGCTTCGGCGTCGTCACCGCGATGGAGCTCCGGCTCTTCGACATCGAGACCGCCTACGCCGGGATGCTGCTGTGGGACCAGGAGCACGCCGAGAAGGTGCTGCGCGCCTGGGCCGCATGGACCGTCGACGCCCCCGACTGCGTGACCACGTCGTTCCGGATGCTGAACCTCCCGCCGCTGCCCGAGCTGCCGCCGTTCCTGCGCGGACGCCGGCTCGTGGTGGTCGACGGCGCGGTGCTCGCCGACGACGACCGGGCCGGCGAGATCCTCGCCGGCCTGCGGGCGCTCGAGCCGGAGACGGACACCTTCGCCCGGGTCCCCGCCGCCGGCCTGGTCCGGCTGCACCTGGACCCCGAGGGCCCGACGCCCGCGGTCTCGGTCTGCGCGATCCTCGGCGACCTGTCGGACGCGGCCGTCGAGACGTTCCTGGCCCTGACCGGCCCGGCCTCGGGCTCGACGCTGCTGGCCGCCGAGCTCCGCCAGCTCGGTGGCGCGCTGGGCCGTCCGGCCGAGGGCGCCGGCGCGCTGCCGATGATCGACGGCGCGTTCGTGATGTTCGGCGTGGCGATCGCCGCGACACCGGAGCTCGCCGAGCGTGGACGGGCCGACGGCACCGCGCTGGTGGACGCGATGACGTGCTACGCCAACGACCGTGCGTACCTCAACTTCGCCGAGTCGCGGGTCGACGTACGCCGGTCGTTCTCGGCGCAGGACTGGACCCGGCTCAAGGGCATCCGCTCCGCGGTCGACCCCGGCGGCGTGGTGCGCGCGAACCACCCGGTGCCGCGGCTCTACGAGAACGGGCTGCCCACGCCGTAGCCGCCGGCGGAAAAGATTGTCCGGCCAGGGCGTAACCCGGCGGACCGGGCCTCGTTGAGCAGGACGGATCCGGTGGGCACGATCTCCCTCCCAGGCACCGGATCCCGCGTCCGTGCAGCTGCGTGGACCGCTCAGGGCCCGACCACCCTCCCTCCGGTCGGGCCCTGAGGCCGTTGACCGGGGGTTCGGTCAGGTGACCGAGACGATCGGCAGCCGCAGGGCGCCGGGCGCGGAGTCCGGGACGACCGGGTGGGCCGGGACCACCGGCGCGAGGCGCTGGTACGTCGACCCGAGGACCGGTCGCGGGTCGGCCTCGCCCTTGTTCGGCCAGAAGGCCATCGCCCGCTCGGCCTGGGCGGTGATCGTCAGGGACGGGTTCACCCCGAGGTTGGCCGAGATCGCCGAGCCGTCGACGACGTGCAGCCCCGGGTGGCCGTACATCCGCTGGTAGGCGTCGACCACCCCGGTCTCCGGTCCGTCGCCGATGGTGCAGCCGCCGATGAAGTGCGCCGTCAACGGCCGGTTGAACGGCTCGCCGATCGAGCCGCCGGGCTTGCCGCCGACGATCTCGGCCATCGATCGCACCACCTGGTTGGCGACCGGGATCCAGGTGGGGTTGGGGACGCCGTGCCCCTGCCGCGAGGTGAGGTGCCACCGGCCGGTGAGCCGGCTGCGCCGGGAGAACACCGTGATGGAGTTGTCGATGGTCTGCATGACCAGCGCGATCACCGTGCGCTCGGACCAGTGCCGGACGTCGTACAGGTCGCGGACGCTGCCGCGCTCCTTCCACATCTCCTTCGCCCAGGTCCGCCAGCGCGGCGCGGGGCCGTCGCCGTCGGTGAGCACCGTCTGCATCAGCGACATCGCGTTGCTGCCCTTGCCGTAGCGGCACGGCTCGATGTGCGTGTGCTCGTCGGGGTGGAAGCTCGACGTGATCGCGACGCCCTGGCTGTAGTCGACCTGCGTGTCCGGCGCGATCGCGCCGAGGATGGACTCGGAGTTGGTGCGCGAGAGGTAGCCGAGCCGCGGCGAGACGCGCGGCAGGTGGCCCTCGTCGCGCATCCGGTGCAGCAGCCGCTGGGTCCCGAGCGAGGACGCCGAGAACACCACCTGGGTGGCGGTCAGCGTCCGGGTCGCGGACCGTCGGCGCGCCTTGGCCTTGGTGAACCGCACGCGTACGTCGTACCCGCCGCCGGTCCGCGGGGAGACCCGGGTCACCGTCGTCAGCGGCAGCACCCGGGCGCCGTTCTGCTCGGCGAGGTAGAGGTAGTTCTTGACCAGGGTGTTCTTGGCGTTGTGCCGGCATCCGGACATGCACTCGCCGCAGCCGATGCAGGTCTTCCGCTCGGGTCCGGCGCCGCCGAAGTAAGGGTCGGCGACCCGCTCGCCCTGTGCCTGGCCGGGGCGTCCGAAGAACACCCCGACCGGCGTCGGGTGGAAGGTGTCGCCGACGCCCATGTCGGTGGCGACCTTCTCCATCACGTCGTCGGCCGGCGTGCGCAGCGGGTTCTCGACGACGCCGAGCATCCGCTTGGCCTGGTCGTAGAACGGCGCGAGCTCGCGCTTCCAGTCCGTGATGTGCCGCCACTGCGGGTCGTCGTAGAACGGCTGCGGGGGCTCGTAGAGGGTGTTGGCGTAGACCAGCGAGCCGCCGCCGACGCCGGCTCCGGACACGATCATGCAGTCCTTGAGGGCGTCCACGCGCTGGATGCCGTAACAGCCGACCTCGGGCCGGAAGAGGTACTTCTTGAGGTCCCACGACGTGGCCGGCAGGTCCTCGTCGGCGAACCGCGCACCGGCCTCGAGCACCCCGACGCGGTAGCCCTTCTCGGTGAGCCGCAGCGCGGTGACCGACCCGCCGAACCCGGACCCGATGACCAGGACGTCGAAGTCGGGCTCGCTCATGCCCGACCCAGCTTCTTCAGCAGCCGCAGCTGCGCGGTCATCACCTTCGCGTAGCGCTCGTCGGAGAGCCCGAGCATCGGGCCGAAGCGGAGCAGCCGCTGGGTGGCCACCGACTGGGTCTCGGTGTAGCGCAGCACGCCCTCGGCCCCCTGACGCCGTCCCAGGCCGGACTCGCGCATGCCGCCCATCGGGGCGTCGATGCTCGCGAACGTCGCCGCGAACGCCTCGTTGACGTTGACGGTGCCGCACCGGACCTGCCGGGCGACCGCGCGGCCACGGGCGCCGTCGCGCGTGTAGACGCTCGCGTTCAGGCCGTAGTCCCCCCTCGTTGGCGCGGGCGACGGCGTCGGACTCCTCGGAGAACCGGTAGACCGCGACGACCGGCCCGAACGTCTCCTCGCCGAAGCAGGCCATGTCCGGCGTGACGCCCTCGAGCACGGTGGGCTCGTAGAAGTAGGGCCCGAGGTCGGGACGGGCCCGCCCGCCGGCGAGCACCCGGGCGCCCTTGGACCGCGCGTCCTCGACGTGCGCGGCGGTCGCGTCGAGCTGGGCCTGCGAGATCAGCGAGCCCATGTCGCTGCCCCAGGCCAGGCCCGGCTGCAGCCGCATCGCCTTGACCCGGGCCACGAAGCGGGCCACGAAGCGGTCGTAGACCTGGTCGGCGACGAACATCCGCTCGGTGGAGACGCAGAGCTGGCCGGCGTTGGAGAAGCTGGCCCGGACCGCCCCCTCGGCCGCGCGGTCGAGGTCGGCGTCGCGCAGCACCAGGATCGGGTTCTTGCCGCCGAGCTCGAGCGAGCAGCCGACCAGCCGGTCGGCGCACTGCTGCGCGACGGCCTTGCCGGTGGCCGTCGACCCGGTGAAGCAGACGTAGTCCGAGCGGCCGATCAGCTCGGGCCCGATCTCGCTGCCGGGGCCGGCCACCACCTGCCACAGGTCCTTGGGGAAGCCGGCCTCCTCGAGCAGCTGCACGCCGAGCAGGGCGGTGAGCATGGTCTGGGCGTCGGGCTTGTGCACGACGGCGTTGCCCGCGAGCAGCGCCGGCAGGCCGTCGCACAGCGCCAGGGTGAACGGGTAGTTCCACGGCGAGATCACGCCGACGACCCCCTTGGGGACCCGGTTGACCTCGACCCGGGTCAGCCCCGGTACGACGCCGGCGACCCGCTTCGTGTCGAGGTGCCGGTGGCCGGTCCGGCCGTAGTAGCGGGCGGTCAGCGCGACGTGCAGCGGCTCGTCGTACGCGTCCTTGCGGGCCTTGCCGGACTCCCAGCAGATCACGTCGGCGATCTCGGACTGCCGGTCGAAGATCAGGTCGTGCAGCCGCAGCAGGACCGCCTGGCGCTCGTCGAGGCTGGTCCGCGCCCACCGCTGCTGCGCCCGGCGGGCCCGGCGGAACGCCTCGGCGACGTCGTCGGCCGAGGACTGCGGGACGGTGCCGATCGGCTGCCCGTTGAACGGGCAGTAGGTCGGCACGCTCCGGCCGGTGCTGGACACGATGCGGTCCGTCAGCGCCTGGACGAACGCCGGCTCGAGCGCGTAGCTCGCGGTGGGGTCGGTGCTGGGGTCCTTGACGGCGGGGTCCGGCTGAACGCTCATATACCGAGAGTATGTGACCACGGTCTCAGTGACTACCCCCGGGTAACCGAGGTCCGCCGGGCGGGCCTCCCCGACGAGAGGCAGATCACCCGCCTGTAGGGACCATTCTGCGGGTATGCCGTTTACAGTCGCGCTAACATTTAGTCAGCGGGGAGAGCCCTCCCCCACACCGTCTCGCAGAGAAGTAGTTGGTCAAGAATGTCTACGGGGAACGCCTCCGCCCACATGCTCTACATCGCCTCGTCCGCCATCGCGGACCGTCAGCGCGACGCGCGCGACCGCAGCCAGGTCGCCCTCGCACGACGCACCCGCGTCAGCCGCTTCTCGCGCCGCTGACCGCACCCCACCGCACGACGGCGGGCGCCGGCAGACCGAGGTCTGCCGGCGCCCGCTGCGTTCGCCCTGCCCGAGGTGGGTCGGTCAGCCGGTGGTGAGGGACACGTCGTCGACCAGGAAGCTGGTCGCCGCCGAGGAGTCCTCGACGCCGAGGAACTTCACGGTCACGGTCTTGCCGGTGTAGGCCGCGAGGTTCACCGACCGGGCGACGTACCCGGTGCCCTTGTTGAGGTTGGAGTACGTCGCGAGCGTCGTCGTCGCACCGCCGCTCGGCGTCACCTGCACCTTGAGGGTGTCGTAGGCCGTCGAGGCGGTCGTCTCGTCACTGGAGATCGACAGGTAGAACGACAGGGTCGCGGCGGACGCGGCCGGGACCGTCACCGTCTGGGCGACCGAGTCGGTGTGCGTCGTGCCGTAGCCGTCGAGCCAGGCGAAGTACGACCCGGCGTGCGGGGTGGCCCCGGTGTTGGTGATGACGCCGGAGGTCTGGGTCCAGGACGCGGCCCCCGACTCGAAGCCCGGGTTGGCGACCAGGTTGCCGCCGGTGGGCGGCGGCGTGGTGGTGCCGCAGGTCTCGGTCGGGGTGACCGCGACGCCCTTCCAGGCGTTCACCGTGGCGGTGCACTGCGTGGAGCCGGCGCCGTACAGGTCCTTGGCGGCCTTGACCTGGCCGTTGGCGGCCTGCGGGTAGGTGGTCGTGGAGGTCCAGTAGGTCGACATCGCGCGGTACCAGATCGCGGCGGCCTGGTCCCGGCCGATGCCGGCCAGCGTGGTGCTGTTGCAGGTGGTCGCGCTGTGCGCCCGGCCGCCGATCGTCTTCGAGCCGGTGCCCTCGGCGAGCAGGTAGAACAGGTGGTTGCCGACGCCGGAGGAGTAGTGCGGGTCGAGGTTGCCGACCGTCGAGGTCCAGCAGTTCTTGGAGCCGCCGTCGAGGGACGGGTTGTCCATCCGCCGCAGGTAGGTGCCGTTCTTGGCGATCTTCTCGCCGATGTAGTAGTCACCGGGGTCGTTGGCGTTGGCCGCCTCGAACTCCACCATCGTGCCGAACACGTCGGACGTGGACTCGTTGAGGCCGCCGGCGTCGCCGGAGTAGTTCAGGCCCGAGGTCGCCGCGGTGACGCCGTGCGACATCTCGTGGCCGGCCACGTCGAGCGAGGTGAGCGGGTTGAACGTCG
It encodes:
- a CDS encoding FAD-binding oxidoreductase, producing MTIEFAAATGRAHSFQRHTTVRVELPGDPGYDAARMPWNVAVDQRPAAVALPVDADEVSDVVRTAAAHGLRVAPQGTGHNAGPLGPLEDTVLLRTSEMTGVHVDPERRVVRVGAGVLWEDVVEAAAAHGLAALHGSSPDVGVVGYALGGGIGWYARQLGLATNSVTAVELVLADGTQVRADDEHHPDLFWAVRGGGGSFGVVTAMELRLFDIETAYAGMLLWDQEHAEKVLRAWAAWTVDAPDCVTTSFRMLNLPPLPELPPFLRGRRLVVVDGAVLADDDRAGEILAGLRALEPETDTFARVPAAGLVRLHLDPEGPTPAVSVCAILGDLSDAAVETFLALTGPASGSTLLAAELRQLGGALGRPAEGAGALPMIDGAFVMFGVAIAATPELAERGRADGTALVDAMTCYANDRAYLNFAESRVDVRRSFSAQDWTRLKGIRSAVDPGGVVRANHPVPRLYENGLPTP
- a CDS encoding GMC oxidoreductase gives rise to the protein MSEPDFDVLVIGSGFGGSVTALRLTEKGYRVGVLEAGARFADEDLPATSWDLKKYLFRPEVGCYGIQRVDALKDCMIVSGAGVGGGSLVYANTLYEPPQPFYDDPQWRHITDWKRELAPFYDQAKRMLGVVENPLRTPADDVMEKVATDMGVGDTFHPTPVGVFFGRPGQAQGERVADPYFGGAGPERKTCIGCGECMSGCRHNAKNTLVKNYLYLAEQNGARVLPLTTVTRVSPRTGGGYDVRVRFTKAKARRRSATRTLTATQVVFSASSLGTQRLLHRMRDEGHLPRVSPRLGYLSRTNSESILGAIAPDTQVDYSQGVAITSSFHPDEHTHIEPCRYGKGSNAMSLMQTVLTDGDGPAPRWRTWAKEMWKERGSVRDLYDVRHWSERTVIALVMQTIDNSITVFSRRSRLTGRWHLTSRQGHGVPNPTWIPVANQVVRSMAEIVGGKPGGSIGEPFNRPLTAHFIGGCTIGDGPETGVVDAYQRMYGHPGLHVVDGSAISANLGVNPSLTITAQAERAMAFWPNKGEADPRPVLGSTYQRLAPVVPAHPVVPDSAPGALRLPIVSVT
- a CDS encoding aldehyde dehydrogenase family protein, with the translated sequence MNASVYTRDGARGRAVARQVRCGTVNVNEAFAATFASIDAPMGGMRESGLGRRQGAEGVLRYTETQSVATQRLLRFGPMLGLSDERYAKVMTAQLRLLKKLGRA
- a CDS encoding M4 family metallopeptidase; its protein translation is MKRAPLGSSARAIGLVGIAALAISPLALTVPAQATSPTAATAAAAPQAGRPDPSFGPADRRAAIAEAKQDRDATADRLRLGDREALVVKDVLRDADGTEHTRYNRTFDGLPVIGGDLVVAQTDAGKLTVTRANRDRIAVPTTDASVTGKAAKSDAARRTDLKAGTAAPVKVVYAAQHAPVLAWQTVVTGTEEDGTPVRDLVYTDAKTGKQLARLPQIMDATGSGSSLYSGTVPLQTVLSGSTYQLTDSTRGGHKTYDATGITSETDYRTGTLFTDADNAWGTGTTSSKQSAAVDAAYGAAETWDMYKAHFNRTGIRNDGVAAFSRVHFGNSYENAFWDDSCFCMTYGDGGTTFNPLTSLDVAGHEMSHGVTAATSGLNYSGDAGGLNESTSDVFGTMVEFEAANANDPGDYYIGEKIAKNGTYLRRMDNPSLDGGSKNCWTSTVGNLDPHYSSGVGNHLFYLLAEGTGSKTIGGRAHSATTCNSTTLAGIGRDQAAAIWYRAMSTYWTSTTTYPQAANGQVKAAKDLYGAGSTQCTATVNAWKGVAVTPTETCGTTTPPPTGGNLVANPGFESGAASWTQTSGVITNTGATPHAGSYFAWLDGYGTTHTDSVAQTVTVPAASAATLSFYLSISSDETTASTAYDTLKVQVTPSGGATTTLATYSNLNKGTGYVARSVNLAAYTGKTVTVKFLGVEDSSAATSFLVDDVSLTTG